A stretch of DNA from Lysinibacillus sp. B2A1:
ATCATTATAATAACTGAGTCTTTCATTTGATTTTTTCATATCGGAAGAAGTAGTATGGAGTTGTAACAAGAGAAGCAGTACATATCCACACTATTATATTAATGTAATAATATCAGAGGAGGAATTCATGATGAATTATCAAAATATTACAGTTGCAGGTAGCGGAGTTTTAGGTAGTCAGATTGCCTATCAAACAGCTTTCAAAGGGTTTAATGTAACGGTTTACGATATTAATGATGAAGCTTTGAAAAATGCACAAGATCGTATCACAAAATTAAAACCATTTTATCAGCAAGATTTAGGAGCCTCCCAGGAAGAAGTAGATGCGGCATACGCTCGCCTAACATTTAAAAGTGATCTTGCGGAAGCTGTTGCAAATGCTGATCTTGTCATCGAAGCAATCCCTGAAGTGGTCAAAATTAAAATTGATTTTTACACTACTCTTGGCAAAGTAGCCCCTGCGAAAACTATTTTCGCTACAAACTCTTCTACATTATTGCCAAGCCAATTTGCTGAAGCAACTGGCCGCCCAGAAAAGTTTTTAGCACTTCATTTCGCAAACACAATCTGGAAAAATAACACGGCTGAAGTTATGAAACACCCAGGTACAGATATGAAGATATTCGATGAAGTCGTAGAGTTTGCGCGTGCAATCGGTATGGTGCCACTACCATTATATAAAGAGCAGCCAGGCTATATTTTAAATTCATTACTCGTACCATTTTTAGATGCAGCTGAATCGCTGTTAGTCAAAGAGGTAGCAGACCCAGAAACAATCGATAAAACGTGGATGATTGGTACAGGTGCTCCACTTGGACCATTTGCTATCCTAGACATTGTTGGTATTAACACTGCTTATAACATTGTGGAAGCAAAAGCAGCAGCGTCAGGCGATGAAAACATGAAAAAACTCGCGAACCTGTTAAAAACAGAGTATATCGACAAAGGCAAACTCGGCCGCTCAACAGGAGAAGGCTTCTATAACTATCCAAACCCAAGCTTCGCAAAACCTGATTTCTTAAAAGGCTAATTGTCAAACGATGCACATAGCTAGTAACGCTGTGCATCGTTTTTTTATTGGATAGAGTTGCTCAAAATGACTTCGATTTAAAAATGATTTGAGCCTGCAAATAAATGATTGGCTCTGAGGCAAACTAATTGGATTTCACCTTAAATTGATCAAGTTTGCTACTTTTTTGATCCCCTTGTAGCTTTAATTGATCAGGTCTGTCTCTTTTTTGATGACCTTGCACACAAATTGCTCAAGTTAGATAATAAATTGATCAGCTTGCATCACAAACTGCTCTGGTCAGCCCATTAATTGATCACCTTATATAACAAACTGCTCAGGTCGACTCATTAATTGATCGCCTTCCAATCCAAACCGCTCGGGTTACCCATTAAATTGATCGCCTTCCAACCCAATCCGCTCAGGTCGACTCATTAATTGATCGCCTTCCAACCCAAACCGCTCGGGTTACCCATTAAATTGATCGCCTTCCAACCCAATCCGCTCGGGTTACACTTTAAATTGATCGGCTTCCATCCCAAACCGCTCGGGTTACCCATTAAATTGATCGCCTTCCAACCCAAACTGCTCGGGTTACACATTAAATTGATCGGCTTTTACCACATACTGATCTGCTATAGTTTTTTGATCATTTCCTATCAATGGGGCAACG
This window harbors:
- a CDS encoding 3-hydroxyacyl-CoA dehydrogenase; the protein is MNYQNITVAGSGVLGSQIAYQTAFKGFNVTVYDINDEALKNAQDRITKLKPFYQQDLGASQEEVDAAYARLTFKSDLAEAVANADLVIEAIPEVVKIKIDFYTTLGKVAPAKTIFATNSSTLLPSQFAEATGRPEKFLALHFANTIWKNNTAEVMKHPGTDMKIFDEVVEFARAIGMVPLPLYKEQPGYILNSLLVPFLDAAESLLVKEVADPETIDKTWMIGTGAPLGPFAILDIVGINTAYNIVEAKAAASGDENMKKLANLLKTEYIDKGKLGRSTGEGFYNYPNPSFAKPDFLKG